A genomic segment from Bacillus cereus G9842 encodes:
- a CDS encoding ABC transporter ATP-binding protein translates to MEYVIEMNNITKVFPGIVANDDITLQVKQGEIHALLGENGAGKSTLMNVLFGLYQPEQGEIKIKGKSVNITNPNVANDLGIGMVHQHFMLVHNFTVTENIILGNEPRKKGKIAVEEAAKEIQKLSEQYGLAVDPYAKIQDISVGMQQRVEILKTLYRGAEILIFDEPTAVLTPQEIHELIQIMKKLVQEGKSIVLITHKLKEIMEVCDRCTIIRKGKGIGTVDVANTDENKLAELMVGRQVNFKTEKIDAKPKEEVLSIANLVVHDARQLPAVKGLDLTVRAGEIVGIAGIDGNGQSELIEAITGLRKVESGSIAIKGKEITNWPVRRITEEGIGHIPEDRHKHGLVLDFSVRDNIVLQTYYKNPFSKKGILNFSKITEKAKALIEQFDVRTPSEQTLARALSGGNQQKAIIAREVDRDPDLLIAAQPTRGLDVGAIEFIHKRLIEQRDKGKGVLLLSLELDEILNVSDRIAVIYEGKIVAIVDAKETNEQQLGLLMAGGTKKEQVGTNG, encoded by the coding sequence ATGGAATACGTAATTGAGATGAATAACATTACGAAAGTATTCCCAGGCATTGTAGCGAATGATGATATTACGCTGCAAGTAAAGCAGGGTGAGATACATGCTTTACTTGGAGAAAATGGTGCAGGGAAATCCACATTGATGAATGTACTATTTGGTTTGTACCAACCAGAACAAGGTGAAATTAAAATTAAAGGAAAGTCTGTAAATATTACCAATCCGAATGTGGCAAATGACCTTGGTATTGGAATGGTTCATCAGCACTTTATGCTTGTTCATAATTTTACAGTTACAGAGAATATTATTCTCGGAAATGAACCGAGGAAAAAAGGGAAAATTGCTGTTGAGGAAGCTGCTAAAGAAATTCAAAAACTGTCTGAACAATACGGTTTAGCTGTAGATCCATATGCGAAAATACAGGATATTTCAGTGGGTATGCAACAGCGTGTTGAGATTTTGAAAACTCTTTACCGCGGTGCAGAAATTTTAATATTTGATGAACCGACAGCTGTGTTAACACCACAAGAAATTCATGAGCTAATTCAAATTATGAAAAAGCTTGTGCAAGAAGGAAAATCTATTGTTCTTATTACACATAAGTTGAAAGAAATTATGGAAGTTTGCGATCGTTGTACGATTATTCGTAAAGGAAAAGGAATTGGAACGGTTGACGTTGCAAATACGGATGAAAATAAACTTGCAGAATTAATGGTCGGACGTCAAGTGAATTTTAAAACAGAAAAAATAGACGCGAAACCAAAAGAAGAGGTACTTTCAATTGCAAATCTTGTTGTTCACGATGCACGTCAACTACCTGCTGTAAAAGGCCTTGACTTAACTGTTCGTGCGGGGGAAATTGTTGGGATTGCAGGGATTGATGGAAATGGACAAAGTGAATTAATAGAAGCAATTACTGGTTTACGAAAAGTTGAGTCAGGTTCTATTGCAATTAAAGGGAAAGAAATAACAAATTGGCCTGTTAGAAGAATAACAGAAGAAGGAATTGGTCATATTCCAGAAGATCGTCATAAACACGGACTCGTCCTTGATTTTTCTGTTAGAGATAATATAGTTCTGCAAACGTACTATAAGAATCCGTTTTCAAAGAAAGGGATTTTAAATTTCAGCAAAATTACAGAAAAAGCAAAGGCTCTTATTGAACAGTTTGATGTACGTACACCTAGTGAGCAAACTTTAGCACGCGCTCTATCTGGGGGAAATCAACAAAAAGCAATTATTGCACGTGAAGTAGACCGTGATCCAGATTTATTAATCGCAGCACAGCCAACACGTGGTTTAGATGTAGGAGCAATTGAATTTATTCATAAGAGATTAATAGAGCAAAGGGATAAAGGGAAAGGTGTATTACTTTTATCACTAGAGTTAGATGAAATCTTAAATGTTAGCGATCGAATTGCTGTTATTTATGAAGGGAAAATTGTAGCAATAGTTGATGCGAAAGAAACGAATGAACAACAGCTTGGATTGTTAATGGCTGGGGGAACAAAGAAGGAGCAGGTGGGTACAAATGGCTAA
- a CDS encoding ABC transporter permease — protein MSFLDILAILVTGTLYTSAPIIFTALGGVFSERSGVVNIGLEGLMLFGAFIGVVTNLLMGDTWGTMTPWIALLFAAIGSGLFALLHAVASITFRADQVVSGVAINFLSLGLTVFAIKKIFDKGQTDFIQYRIEKIDIPGLSDIPVLGKIFFSNVPITSYIAIILAFVVWYVIYKTPFGLRLRAVGEHPMAADTMGINVYKMRYIGVCISGVFAGIGGAIFAMSISNNFSGATITGQGFLALAAMIFGKWNPLGALGAALFFGFAQSLSVTGGTIPVLDQIPSVLLTILPYVFTILALVGFVGRSEAPKALGTPYEKGKR, from the coding sequence ATGAGCTTTTTAGATATATTAGCCATTCTTGTGACAGGTACGTTATATACATCGGCACCTATCATTTTCACAGCACTAGGTGGAGTATTTAGTGAACGATCGGGTGTTGTAAATATCGGATTAGAAGGACTAATGCTATTTGGTGCATTTATTGGAGTTGTTACAAACTTATTAATGGGTGATACTTGGGGAACGATGACCCCGTGGATTGCGTTATTATTTGCGGCAATTGGTAGTGGATTATTTGCATTACTTCATGCGGTAGCTTCTATTACATTCCGAGCAGATCAAGTTGTAAGTGGTGTAGCAATTAACTTCTTATCTCTTGGTTTAACGGTATTTGCAATTAAGAAGATTTTTGATAAAGGGCAGACTGACTTTATTCAGTATCGTATTGAAAAGATTGATATTCCAGGCCTTTCGGATATTCCGGTTTTAGGGAAAATATTTTTCTCGAATGTACCAATAACGTCGTATATTGCCATTATTTTAGCATTCGTTGTTTGGTATGTTATTTATAAAACACCGTTCGGTCTTCGTCTACGTGCTGTTGGTGAACACCCAATGGCAGCGGATACGATGGGGATTAACGTATATAAAATGCGCTATATTGGAGTCTGTATTTCAGGAGTGTTTGCTGGAATTGGTGGAGCGATTTTTGCAATGTCAATTTCTAATAACTTCTCAGGGGCAACTATTACAGGACAAGGTTTCTTAGCTTTAGCTGCTATGATTTTTGGGAAGTGGAATCCACTAGGCGCACTAGGTGCAGCTCTATTCTTTGGTTTTGCGCAATCTCTTAGTGTAACGGGCGGAACAATTCCTGTATTAGATCAAATTCCAAGTGTTTTATTAACGATATTACCATATGTATTCACAATATTAGCGCTTGTTGGTTTTGTAGGTCGTTCTGAAGCTCCGAAAGCATTAGGAACTCCTTATGAAAAAGGAAAACGATAA
- a CDS encoding ABC transporter permease, translating to MAKKLLTERTINILVPVLSVIFGLLVGAIVMLVSGYDPIVGYSALWTGMFGSASAIGETLRTMIPLILAGLSVAFAFRTGLFNIGVEGQLLVGWLAAVWFGYAVSLPAFLHIPLSILFAALVGGIWGFIPGYLKGKFQVNEVIVTIMMNYIALYVTYDIIKRFLHEGNDKTYDIKESASLSSDWLASITDGSRLHWGIIVAILIAILMWFLLDRTTLGYELKSVGFNQHASQYAGMKVSRNVVFSMTIAGAFAGIGGAMEGLGTFQSMTAMSSFTGVGFDGIAVALLGGNNPFGIILSALLFGGLKSASPQMNFEADVPSELINVIIACIIFFVACSYVLRWALTRMSKEGK from the coding sequence ATGGCTAAAAAACTTTTAACAGAACGAACGATAAATATTTTAGTCCCAGTACTATCCGTTATTTTTGGCTTACTTGTCGGAGCGATTGTAATGTTAGTTAGTGGTTATGATCCAATTGTAGGTTATAGTGCACTTTGGACAGGGATGTTCGGTAGCGCAAGTGCGATTGGTGAAACGCTTCGTACAATGATACCGCTTATTCTTGCTGGTTTATCAGTGGCGTTTGCATTTCGTACAGGTTTATTTAATATCGGGGTAGAGGGTCAATTGCTAGTTGGTTGGCTTGCAGCGGTTTGGTTCGGTTATGCAGTTTCACTACCAGCTTTCCTTCATATTCCATTATCTATTTTATTCGCAGCATTGGTAGGAGGAATTTGGGGCTTCATTCCTGGATATTTAAAAGGAAAGTTTCAAGTTAATGAGGTTATTGTAACAATTATGATGAACTATATCGCATTATATGTAACATATGACATCATTAAGCGCTTTTTACATGAAGGTAATGATAAAACGTATGACATTAAAGAGAGTGCATCACTATCTTCAGACTGGCTTGCTAGCATTACTGATGGTTCGCGTCTTCACTGGGGAATTATTGTAGCAATATTAATCGCTATTTTAATGTGGTTCTTATTAGATCGAACAACTTTAGGCTACGAATTAAAGTCGGTAGGATTTAATCAGCATGCTTCTCAATATGCAGGTATGAAAGTTTCTCGTAATGTAGTATTCTCCATGACAATTGCTGGTGCATTTGCGGGGATTGGTGGAGCGATGGAAGGATTAGGAACATTCCAGAGTATGACCGCGATGTCTTCGTTTACAGGAGTAGGATTTGATGGGATTGCCGTAGCATTACTTGGAGGGAATAATCCGTTTGGTATAATCCTTTCAGCTTTATTATTTGGTGGTTTGAAAAGTGCTTCCCCTCAAATGAACTTTGAGGCAGATGTACCATCAGAGCTTATTAATGTAATTATTGCATGTATCATCTTCTTTGTTGCATGTAGTTATGTGTTAAGATGGGCGCTTACACGCATGAGCAAGGAGGGGAAATAA